One genomic window of Bacteroidales bacterium includes the following:
- a CDS encoding carboxymuconolactone decarboxylase family protein — protein sequence MKKTFIILISVLLGMNHHLNAKNMESLDKKQQTIVVIAAHTAAGNPDALKTGLSKGLDVGLTVNQIKEILVHLYAYTGFPRSLQGINTFMTVLNERKAKGIHNETGADASPITDPRDKYARGKENLEKLTGRHETQITGANAFAPAIDQFLKEHLFADIFERDVLTFQERELVTISALSAMKGVEPMLQSHINMGMNTGLTEKQLDEVMTLIGSAIDTGQEKTGRQLLKQVTESRNNKQ from the coding sequence ATGAAGAAGACATTCATCATACTGATAAGTGTATTATTGGGTATGAATCATCATTTAAATGCAAAGAATATGGAATCACTGGATAAAAAGCAACAGACAATAGTCGTTATTGCCGCCCATACGGCTGCAGGTAATCCCGATGCATTAAAAACCGGACTGAGTAAAGGACTTGATGTGGGATTAACGGTCAACCAGATCAAAGAGATACTAGTGCATCTCTATGCCTACACGGGATTCCCACGCAGCCTACAGGGTATCAACACTTTTATGACAGTATTGAATGAACGTAAAGCCAAAGGCATCCACAACGAAACCGGCGCTGACGCCTCTCCCATAACCGATCCGAGGGATAAATACGCACGAGGCAAAGAAAACCTTGAAAAGTTAACCGGACGGCACGAGACGCAAATAACAGGTGCCAATGCTTTTGCCCCCGCCATTGACCAGTTCCTGAAAGAACATCTTTTTGCCGATATTTTTGAACGGGATGTGCTGACTTTCCAGGAACGGGAACTGGTCACCATCTCCGCTCTATCGGCAATGAAAGGCGTAGAGCCGATGCTTCAATCACATATCAATATGGGTATGAACACAGGGCTTACCGAAAAGCAACTGGATGAAGTAATGACCCTGATCGGTTCCGCCATAGATACCGGACAGGAAAAAACAGGACGCCAACTCCTGAAACAAGTAACCGAAAGCAGAAACAATAAACAATAA
- a CDS encoding cupin domain-containing protein, producing the protein MIKKLSILLMIGMSIVSCNNQRKNKNMETKEQHTAIFPKGTSGSSDWFTGTVYVQGLVNPEEIEGLYSVGQVTFEPGGKTNWHTHPIGQVLLVTEGRGFYQERGKPARELAKGSVVVIPKDVEHWHGASADTKLVHIAISNVQNGSAVTWMSPVNDKEYAEVNQ; encoded by the coding sequence ATGATAAAAAAGCTTAGTATCCTCCTGATGATAGGTATGAGTATTGTATCATGTAATAACCAACGAAAAAACAAAAATATGGAAACCAAAGAACAACACACGGCAATATTTCCTAAAGGAACATCCGGATCGTCCGACTGGTTCACAGGTACAGTATATGTACAAGGATTAGTGAATCCAGAAGAGATAGAAGGGCTCTACTCTGTAGGACAGGTCACTTTTGAGCCGGGCGGTAAAACCAACTGGCACACCCACCCCATCGGACAGGTGCTCCTTGTCACCGAAGGGCGCGGATTCTATCAGGAACGTGGCAAACCTGCCAGGGAACTGGCCAAAGGCAGTGTGGTAGTCATCCCTAAGGATGTGGAACACTGGCACGGAGCATCGGCAGATACGAAACTCGTCCATATTGCCATTTCAAATGTGCAAAACGGCAGTGCAGTAACCTGGATGTCGCCTGTCAACGACAAGGAATATGCTGAAGTCAACCAATAA
- a CDS encoding AraC family transcriptional regulator yields the protein MEQQHKESLFFNYSDIFFSYYFKDDTTCAKMQLTHSLTYVYSGEMIIDYMGEKTVIGKDECAFIRRDVRTVMTKQAKDGASYKGIFLMFKRNFLRNFYQQLEKKGIPKESDKITQSVVKLPHTPEITSLFQSMTPYFDPSVKPRDEFMQLKLQEGVYALLNIDNRFYSTLFDFTEPWKIDILDFLNENYMYDLTMEDIATFTGRSLATLKRDFKKVSHLPPQKWLIRKRLEAAHEKIKFENQKVKDVYVDVGFKNLSHFSKAYKEVYGYAPTK from the coding sequence ATGGAACAACAACATAAAGAATCGTTATTTTTTAATTATTCCGATATCTTCTTCAGTTATTATTTCAAGGATGATACCACCTGTGCAAAGATGCAGCTCACCCATTCCCTGACTTATGTGTATTCAGGAGAAATGATTATCGATTATATGGGTGAGAAAACAGTCATTGGTAAAGACGAATGTGCTTTTATCCGTCGTGATGTCCGTACGGTGATGACCAAACAGGCCAAAGACGGAGCATCCTACAAGGGTATTTTCCTGATGTTCAAACGAAATTTCCTGAGGAATTTTTATCAGCAACTCGAAAAGAAAGGTATTCCCAAAGAGTCCGACAAGATTACCCAAAGTGTGGTAAAGCTGCCGCATACCCCCGAAATAACCAGCCTCTTCCAATCAATGACCCCTTATTTCGATCCATCGGTAAAACCCAGGGATGAATTCATGCAATTGAAACTACAGGAAGGCGTTTATGCGCTTTTGAATATAGATAACCGATTTTATTCCACCCTCTTTGATTTTACCGAACCCTGGAAAATCGACATCCTCGATTTCCTGAACGAAAACTATATGTATGACCTGACTATGGAAGACATCGCCACTTTCACCGGACGAAGCCTGGCTACCCTGAAACGGGATTTCAAAAAAGTAAGCCATCTTCCACCACAGAAATGGCTGATAAGAAAGAGACTGGAAGCCGCACACGAAAAAATAAAATTTGAAAACCAGAAAGTAAAAGATGTCTATGTGGATGTAGGATTCAAAAACCTGTCGCATTTTTCCAAGGCTTATAAAGAGGTATATGGTTATGCGCCCACAAAGTAG